Proteins from one Chroococcidiopsis sp. CCMEE 29 genomic window:
- the pheT gene encoding phenylalanine--tRNA ligase subunit beta — MRISLNWLRELVDLTLTPEELAETLTMAGFEVEEIEDRRTWADGVVVGKVLESQPHPNADKLSVTKVDIGTAASEPLNIVCGAANVRAGIYVPVATVGTYLPKIDVKIRAAKLRGVRSEGMICSLAELGLAKESAGIHIFGEATEEESPSPLNPGIDARPLLGLDDVILDLTATANRADALSMVGVAREVAALTGTTVKLPDPGEISIPKAAGLALKISQPQACPAYIGTVISQVKIGSSPAWLQQRLQAAGVRLINNVVDITNYVMLEWGQPLHAFDRDRLLAKAGDNTLTIGVRFGQSGETLKTLDGQIRSLAAQTLLITANDQPVALAGLMGGEETEVHERTQNLVLEAALFDSTAIRRSSRSQGLRTESSARYERGVNSAELEIACRRALTLINQLAGGIPINQQFVDSRPDSVALSRSIELRLDRVNQVLGLIDLGETTGELQPEDIQPILTALGCQLTSVPDKERVWMVSVPPYRYRDLEREVDLIEEIARLYGYNNFCDTLPDKTELGYLSIEQQLTRKLREAFRAAGMTELMHYSLVKPGEEREVVLANPLFAEYSALRTDLLSGLIDAFQYNLEQGNGPLNGVEIGRLFWQEEEGLAEAEAIAGILGGDPTQGKWIRGGRDQPMTWFEAKGVLESVFQRLGLTVEYQPTHQDSRLHPGRTASLWLHGNRLGTFGQLHPQLRQQKSLPDAVYVFQLDLNVLLDYLDQDEILIARFRPYSSYPAADRDIAFFASTQISVAEFNRAIAKAAGELLESVELFDEYRGENVPAGQRSLAFRLVYRASDRTLTDAEVESGHQKVREYLVEKFNVNLRS; from the coding sequence ATGCGTATCTCTCTTAATTGGCTGCGGGAACTGGTCGATTTAACGCTTACCCCAGAAGAGCTAGCAGAAACACTGACAATGGCTGGCTTCGAGGTAGAAGAAATCGAAGATCGTCGCACCTGGGCTGATGGTGTTGTTGTCGGCAAAGTGCTTGAGTCTCAACCCCACCCCAATGCTGATAAGTTGAGCGTCACTAAAGTCGATATTGGGACTGCTGCCTCTGAACCGTTGAACATTGTTTGTGGCGCTGCCAACGTCCGCGCTGGTATTTATGTACCAGTCGCAACGGTGGGTACTTATCTGCCCAAAATTGATGTGAAAATTCGCGCCGCCAAACTGCGAGGCGTGCGTTCTGAAGGGATGATTTGTTCCTTAGCGGAACTGGGTTTGGCAAAAGAATCAGCTGGTATTCATATCTTTGGCGAAGCAACTGAAGAAGAAAGCCCCTCGCCCCTTAATCCAGGTATCGATGCCCGACCGCTTTTGGGTCTAGACGATGTGATTTTAGATTTGACGGCAACAGCAAACCGTGCTGATGCCTTGAGTATGGTAGGCGTAGCACGGGAAGTAGCAGCACTGACTGGGACAACTGTAAAACTCCCAGATCCAGGTGAAATCTCTATACCAAAAGCAGCTGGTTTAGCGTTAAAAATATCTCAGCCACAAGCTTGCCCCGCTTACATTGGCACGGTGATTTCCCAAGTCAAAATTGGTTCATCTCCTGCTTGGTTACAACAGCGATTACAAGCTGCTGGGGTGCGACTGATTAATAATGTAGTTGATATTACTAACTATGTGATGTTGGAATGGGGTCAGCCACTACATGCCTTTGACCGCGATCGCTTGCTTGCCAAAGCGGGTGATAACACCCTGACAATTGGTGTCCGCTTCGGTCAGTCTGGGGAAACACTCAAAACCTTGGATGGTCAAATCCGCTCACTTGCAGCCCAAACCCTGTTGATTACTGCCAATGACCAACCTGTTGCTTTAGCTGGGTTGATGGGAGGCGAAGAAACCGAAGTCCATGAGAGAACTCAAAACTTAGTTCTGGAGGCAGCTTTATTTGATTCGACGGCAATTCGTCGCTCTAGCCGTAGCCAGGGTTTACGCACAGAGTCATCTGCTAGATACGAGCGGGGTGTCAACTCTGCTGAGTTAGAGATAGCCTGCCGCCGTGCGTTAACACTGATTAATCAACTAGCTGGGGGAATTCCTATTAATCAGCAGTTTGTTGATTCCAGACCTGATTCAGTTGCATTGTCACGTTCAATTGAACTGCGTCTAGACAGAGTTAATCAGGTATTGGGGTTAATAGATTTGGGAGAAACAACAGGAGAACTGCAACCGGAAGATATTCAGCCGATTCTGACTGCACTAGGATGTCAACTAACTTCCGTTCCAGACAAAGAGCGAGTCTGGATGGTAAGTGTGCCGCCTTATCGGTATCGAGACTTAGAACGGGAAGTTGACTTAATAGAAGAAATTGCCCGTCTTTATGGCTACAACAACTTTTGTGATACGCTGCCGGACAAAACTGAACTTGGTTATCTGTCGATAGAACAGCAGCTAACCCGTAAACTGCGAGAAGCTTTCCGGGCGGCAGGAATGACAGAATTGATGCATTACTCTTTAGTGAAGCCAGGGGAAGAAAGAGAGGTAGTGCTGGCTAACCCTTTATTTGCTGAATACTCTGCTCTGCGAACAGATCTGCTCTCTGGTCTGATTGATGCTTTCCAGTACAATCTGGAGCAGGGCAATGGTCCGCTCAATGGAGTTGAAATTGGTCGGCTGTTCTGGCAGGAAGAAGAAGGATTAGCAGAAGCAGAGGCGATCGCAGGTATTTTAGGTGGCGATCCAACTCAGGGAAAGTGGATCAGGGGAGGTCGTGACCAACCTATGACCTGGTTTGAAGCTAAGGGGGTGCTGGAAAGTGTGTTTCAGCGCTTGGGCTTAACGGTAGAGTATCAACCGACTCACCAAGATTCACGTCTGCATCCAGGACGTACTGCCTCTTTATGGTTGCATGGCAACCGACTAGGGACTTTTGGGCAACTCCATCCTCAGCTACGACAACAGAAAAGCTTGCCTGATGCAGTCTATGTTTTCCAGTTGGATTTAAATGTACTACTAGACTATCTGGATCAAGATGAAATCCTCATAGCTCGATTCCGTCCCTACTCCTCTTACCCAGCTGCTGACCGAGATATTGCCTTTTTCGCCTCGACACAGATTTCTGTAGCTGAATTTAACCGAGCGATCGCTAAAGCAGCAGGAGAATTACTGGAATCTGTGGAATTGTTTGATGAATATCGCGGTGAGAATGTCCCTGCTGGGCAAAGGAGTTTAGCATTTCGTTTGGTCTATCGAGCAAGCGATCGCACACTTACTGACGCAGAAGTGGAGTCAGGGCATCAAAAAGTGCGAGAATATTTGGTCGAAAAATTCAACGTCAATCTCAGAAGCTAA
- a CDS encoding YciI family protein, translating into MPKYVMWGSYCEDVLERRAPYRQAHLDGLAAQKESGVLITIGPTKDVTKVFGVYEAEDEATVRQLIESDPYWQNGVWTEYDVREWIQAF; encoded by the coding sequence ATGCCTAAGTACGTAATGTGGGGGTCCTATTGCGAAGACGTTCTGGAAAGACGTGCTCCTTATCGGCAAGCACATCTCGACGGACTTGCTGCCCAAAAAGAATCAGGTGTTCTGATTACGATTGGTCCTACCAAGGATGTTACCAAGGTTTTTGGCGTTTACGAAGCCGAAGATGAAGCCACAGTGCGTCAATTAATTGAGTCAGATCCTTACTGGCAAAATGGGGTCTGGACAGAATATGATGTGCGTGAATGGATTCAAGCATTTTGA
- a CDS encoding DUF2993 domain-containing protein: MNNHNLEKAAIPIERSAQTVSSKQSRIISKVLSPAIRLWLRSQVERVSHLEVKISGGDRQILSGSIPGVLISASNAVYQGLHLTQIQLVGEGIRTNLGQVLKGQPLRLLEVVPVVGELLLQESDLTASLQSPLLANALTELLEMLLPENCRIEGQVSWHKIVIDTDQLILSGTLVGSSSTKPLLLRSGLQLASCHELQLTQPQLQTSQDLLLKELENFKLDLGPEVNIQELTLTPGQMLCRGSINVIPSD; this comes from the coding sequence TTGAACAACCATAATTTAGAGAAAGCTGCAATACCAATAGAGCGAAGTGCACAAACCGTCAGCTCAAAACAAAGCCGGATTATTAGCAAGGTACTGTCGCCTGCTATACGGCTATGGCTGCGATCGCAAGTTGAGCGAGTGTCCCACCTGGAAGTGAAGATCTCCGGGGGCGATCGCCAAATCCTCTCGGGTAGCATCCCGGGTGTGTTGATCTCAGCTAGCAACGCTGTTTACCAAGGTCTGCATCTAACACAAATTCAGCTAGTGGGAGAAGGGATTCGCACTAACCTGGGTCAGGTTCTCAAGGGTCAGCCACTGCGACTTTTAGAAGTTGTACCAGTCGTTGGTGAGCTGCTGTTGCAGGAGTCAGATCTCACTGCTTCTCTCCAGTCCCCTTTGTTAGCCAACGCTTTGACTGAGTTGCTGGAGATGCTACTCCCAGAAAATTGTCGAATAGAGGGACAAGTTAGCTGGCACAAAATTGTTATTGATACAGACCAACTGATCTTAAGTGGCACTCTAGTAGGCTCTAGCAGCACCAAGCCGTTATTACTACGCTCTGGTTTACAGCTAGCTAGTTGCCATGAACTTCAACTAACTCAACCGCAGCTTCAGACTTCCCAAGACTTGCTCCTAAAAGAGTTAGAGAATTTTAAGCTGGATTTAGGTCCAGAAGTCAATATTCAGGAATTAACCCTGACTCCAGGTCAGATGTTATGTCGGGGCAGCATTAACGTCATCCCCAGCGATTAA